The following proteins come from a genomic window of Excalfactoria chinensis isolate bCotChi1 chromosome 6, bCotChi1.hap2, whole genome shotgun sequence:
- the SUPV3L1 gene encoding ATP-dependent RNA helicase SUPV3L1, mitochondrial isoform X1 — protein MRRCAWPLLRLSARSGLALRHGGALRFLPAAASSSSSSGGGGLRAPDTSLFVPVPLKPVEGAAEEDVGAELTRPLDKGEVLKNLNKFYKRKEIQRLGAENGLDARLFHQAFISFRKYIMESSSVSADLHIILNDICCGAGHVDDLFPFFLRHAKQIFPMLDCMDDLRKISDLRLPPNWYPEARAIQRKIIFHAGPTNSGKTYHAIQRFLSAKSGIYCGPLKLLAHEIFQKSNAANVPCDLVTGEERVYATEDARQASHIACTIEMCNTNTPYEVAVIDEIQMIRDPARGWAWTRALLGLCAEEIHVCGESAAIDLVTELMYTTGEEVEVRNYERLTPLTVLDYALESLDNLQPGDCIVCFSKNDIYSISRQIEARGLECAVIYGSLPPGTKLEQAKKFNDPNDPCKILVATDAIGMGLNLCIKRVIFNSIVKPTVNEKGEKEIDSITTSQALQIAGRAGRFGSSFKQGEVTTMHRDDLLQLKEILGESVPPVKAAGLHPTPEQIEMFAYHLPDATLSNLIDIFVSLSQVDGLYFVCNIDDFKFLADMIQHIPLNLRSRYVFCTAPLNRKEPFVCTTLLKFARQFSRNEPLTFDWLCRHTKWPLAPPKNIKELVHLEAVHDVFDLYLWLSYRFMDMFPDAALVRDIQKKLDDIIQIGVCNITKLIRASQSGAAPGAAEVMSESFPLSRTKRDVGTVSDHHDAKSSEPLSGTLDVPGERRAKSMRAYRSATRQEDLKSHGRGSLANRLLREGLLTQEMLRQLESEWQDQRRSGRYGLASRRNDQSSSREMGKKKK, from the exons ATGAGGCGGTGCGCGTGGCCGCTGCTGCGGCTGTCGGCGCGCTCGGGGCTCGCCCTGCGCCATGGCGGGGCGCTCCGCTtcctccccgccgccgcctcgtCCTCCTCATCCTCGGGCGGCGGCGGTTTGCGGGCCCCCGACACCTCCCTCTTCGTGCCCGTGCCGCTGAAGCCCGTCGAGGGCGCGGCGGAGGAGGACGTGGGCGCCGAGCTCACGCGACCCCTCGACAAGG gtgAAGTTCTGAAAAACTTAAATAAGTTctacaagagaaaagaaatccaaaggCTAGGAGCAGAAAATGGATTAGACG CTCGCCTGTTTCACCAAGCCTTTATAAGCTTTAGGAAATATATCATGGAATCCAGTTCTGTGAGTGCTGATTTGCATATTATTCTCAATGATATATGCTGTGGTGCAG GTCACGTGGATgatctctttccatttttcttgcGACATGCAAAGCAGATCTTTCCAATGCTGGACTGTATGGATGATCTGCGCAAGATCAGTGACCTGAGGTTGCCGCCCAACTG gTATCCAGAAGCCAGGGCTATTCAGAGAAAGATAATATTCCATGCTGGCCCTACAAACAGTGGGAAAACATACCATGCTATCCAGAGATTTTTGTCAGCAAAATCTGGAATTTACTGTGGTCCACTGAAACTTCTGGCTCATGAGATCTTCCAAAAGAGTAATGCTGCT AATGTGCCATGTGATTTGGTGACAGGAGAAGAGCGTGTGTATGCCACTGAAGATGCCAGACAAGCTTCTCATATTGCTTGTACCATTGAAATGTGCAACACAAACACACCTT aTGAAGTTGCTGTGATTGACGAAATTCAGATGATCAGAGATCCTGCCAGAGGATGGGCTTGGACAAGAGCCCTTCTGG GACTCTGTGCAGAAGAAATCCATGTTTGTGGAGAAAGTGCTGCCATTGATTTAGTAACAGAGCTCATGTACACTACAGGGGAGGAGGTTGAG GTTCGAAACTACGAGAGACTCACTCCTCTTACTGTGTTGGATTATGCCTTGGAGTCTTTAGATAACCTCCAGCCTGGGGACTGCattgtttgtttcagtaaaaatgacatttattcCATCAGTCGGCAGATCGAAGCTAGAGGATTAGAATGTGCTGTTATATATGGCAGTCTGCCGCCAG GAACAAAGCTTGAACAGGCAAAGAAATTCAATGATCCCAATGACCCATGCAAAATCTTAGTTGCTACAGATGCCATTGGAATGGGACTCAATTT GTGTATAAAAAGAGTAATTTTTAACTCAATAGTAAAGCCAACCGTCaatgaaaaaggagagaaggaaatagATTCAATTACAACCTCTCAGGCTCTGCAAATCGCAGGCAGAGCTGGGCGTTTTGGCTCATCTTTCAAGCAAGGAGAAGTCACTACAATGCACCGTGATGAccttctgcagctgaaggagaTCTTGGGCGAGTCTGTGCCCCCTGTGAAG gCTGCTGGCCTACATCCTACTCCTGAGCAGATAGAAATGTTTGCTTATCATCTCCCTGACGCCACTCTATCTAACCTAATT GATATTTTTGTGAGCCTCTCACAAGTTGATGGGCTTTACTTTGTCTGCAATATCGACGACTTTAAATTTCTAGCAGATATGATTCAGCACATTCCCCTGAATTTGCGATCACGATACGTCTTCTGCACTGCACCCTTGAACAGAAAAGAGCCTTTTGTGTGTACCACGTTGCTGAAG TTTGCAAGACAGTTCAGTAGGAATGAGCCTCTGACATTTGACTGGCTCTGTCGACACACCAAATGGCCACTAGCTCCACCAAAGAACATCAAGGAGCTGGTACACCTTGAAGCTGTTCATGACGTTTTTGACCTCTATCTGTGGTTAAG TTACCGCTTCATGGATATGTTCCCCGATGCTGCCCTCGTACGGGACATTCAGAAAAAACTAGATGACATTATACAAATTGGTGTCTGCAACATCACCAAGCTGATCCGAGCTTCCCAGTCTggtgctgctcctggagcagcagaAGTTATGTCAGAAAGCTTTCCTCTTTCAAGGACTAAGAGAGATGTTGGGACGGTTTCAGACCATCATGATGCAAAATCCTCAGAGCCACTTTCTGGTACACTGGATGTTCCgggagaaagaagagcaaagagcATGAGAGCCTATCGTTCTGCTACAAGGCAGGAGGATCTGAAAAGCCACGGACGTGGATCTCTTGCCAACAGATTGCTACGTGAAGGACTTCTAACGCAAGAGATGCTGAGACAACTGGAGAGTGAGTGGCAGGATCAGCGCAGGAGTGGTAGATATGGCCTTGCCTCGAGAAGAAATGACCAGAGTAGTTcaagggaaatgggaaaaaagaaaaaatag
- the SUPV3L1 gene encoding ATP-dependent RNA helicase SUPV3L1, mitochondrial isoform X2: MLDCMDDLRKISDLRLPPNWYPEARAIQRKIIFHAGPTNSGKTYHAIQRFLSAKSGIYCGPLKLLAHEIFQKSNAANVPCDLVTGEERVYATEDARQASHIACTIEMCNTNTPYEVAVIDEIQMIRDPARGWAWTRALLGLCAEEIHVCGESAAIDLVTELMYTTGEEVEVRNYERLTPLTVLDYALESLDNLQPGDCIVCFSKNDIYSISRQIEARGLECAVIYGSLPPGTKLEQAKKFNDPNDPCKILVATDAIGMGLNLCIKRVIFNSIVKPTVNEKGEKEIDSITTSQALQIAGRAGRFGSSFKQGEVTTMHRDDLLQLKEILGESVPPVKAAGLHPTPEQIEMFAYHLPDATLSNLIDIFVSLSQVDGLYFVCNIDDFKFLADMIQHIPLNLRSRYVFCTAPLNRKEPFVCTTLLKFARQFSRNEPLTFDWLCRHTKWPLAPPKNIKELVHLEAVHDVFDLYLWLSYRFMDMFPDAALVRDIQKKLDDIIQIGVCNITKLIRASQSGAAPGAAEVMSESFPLSRTKRDVGTVSDHHDAKSSEPLSGTLDVPGERRAKSMRAYRSATRQEDLKSHGRGSLANRLLREGLLTQEMLRQLESEWQDQRRSGRYGLASRRNDQSSSREMGKKKK; the protein is encoded by the exons ATGCTGGACTGTATGGATGATCTGCGCAAGATCAGTGACCTGAGGTTGCCGCCCAACTG gTATCCAGAAGCCAGGGCTATTCAGAGAAAGATAATATTCCATGCTGGCCCTACAAACAGTGGGAAAACATACCATGCTATCCAGAGATTTTTGTCAGCAAAATCTGGAATTTACTGTGGTCCACTGAAACTTCTGGCTCATGAGATCTTCCAAAAGAGTAATGCTGCT AATGTGCCATGTGATTTGGTGACAGGAGAAGAGCGTGTGTATGCCACTGAAGATGCCAGACAAGCTTCTCATATTGCTTGTACCATTGAAATGTGCAACACAAACACACCTT aTGAAGTTGCTGTGATTGACGAAATTCAGATGATCAGAGATCCTGCCAGAGGATGGGCTTGGACAAGAGCCCTTCTGG GACTCTGTGCAGAAGAAATCCATGTTTGTGGAGAAAGTGCTGCCATTGATTTAGTAACAGAGCTCATGTACACTACAGGGGAGGAGGTTGAG GTTCGAAACTACGAGAGACTCACTCCTCTTACTGTGTTGGATTATGCCTTGGAGTCTTTAGATAACCTCCAGCCTGGGGACTGCattgtttgtttcagtaaaaatgacatttattcCATCAGTCGGCAGATCGAAGCTAGAGGATTAGAATGTGCTGTTATATATGGCAGTCTGCCGCCAG GAACAAAGCTTGAACAGGCAAAGAAATTCAATGATCCCAATGACCCATGCAAAATCTTAGTTGCTACAGATGCCATTGGAATGGGACTCAATTT GTGTATAAAAAGAGTAATTTTTAACTCAATAGTAAAGCCAACCGTCaatgaaaaaggagagaaggaaatagATTCAATTACAACCTCTCAGGCTCTGCAAATCGCAGGCAGAGCTGGGCGTTTTGGCTCATCTTTCAAGCAAGGAGAAGTCACTACAATGCACCGTGATGAccttctgcagctgaaggagaTCTTGGGCGAGTCTGTGCCCCCTGTGAAG gCTGCTGGCCTACATCCTACTCCTGAGCAGATAGAAATGTTTGCTTATCATCTCCCTGACGCCACTCTATCTAACCTAATT GATATTTTTGTGAGCCTCTCACAAGTTGATGGGCTTTACTTTGTCTGCAATATCGACGACTTTAAATTTCTAGCAGATATGATTCAGCACATTCCCCTGAATTTGCGATCACGATACGTCTTCTGCACTGCACCCTTGAACAGAAAAGAGCCTTTTGTGTGTACCACGTTGCTGAAG TTTGCAAGACAGTTCAGTAGGAATGAGCCTCTGACATTTGACTGGCTCTGTCGACACACCAAATGGCCACTAGCTCCACCAAAGAACATCAAGGAGCTGGTACACCTTGAAGCTGTTCATGACGTTTTTGACCTCTATCTGTGGTTAAG TTACCGCTTCATGGATATGTTCCCCGATGCTGCCCTCGTACGGGACATTCAGAAAAAACTAGATGACATTATACAAATTGGTGTCTGCAACATCACCAAGCTGATCCGAGCTTCCCAGTCTggtgctgctcctggagcagcagaAGTTATGTCAGAAAGCTTTCCTCTTTCAAGGACTAAGAGAGATGTTGGGACGGTTTCAGACCATCATGATGCAAAATCCTCAGAGCCACTTTCTGGTACACTGGATGTTCCgggagaaagaagagcaaagagcATGAGAGCCTATCGTTCTGCTACAAGGCAGGAGGATCTGAAAAGCCACGGACGTGGATCTCTTGCCAACAGATTGCTACGTGAAGGACTTCTAACGCAAGAGATGCTGAGACAACTGGAGAGTGAGTGGCAGGATCAGCGCAGGAGTGGTAGATATGGCCTTGCCTCGAGAAGAAATGACCAGAGTAGTTcaagggaaatgggaaaaaagaaaaaatag
- the SUPV3L1 gene encoding ATP-dependent RNA helicase SUPV3L1, mitochondrial isoform X3, producing MRSSKRNVPCDLVTGEERVYATEDARQASHIACTIEMCNTNTPYEVAVIDEIQMIRDPARGWAWTRALLGLCAEEIHVCGESAAIDLVTELMYTTGEEVEVRNYERLTPLTVLDYALESLDNLQPGDCIVCFSKNDIYSISRQIEARGLECAVIYGSLPPGTKLEQAKKFNDPNDPCKILVATDAIGMGLNLCIKRVIFNSIVKPTVNEKGEKEIDSITTSQALQIAGRAGRFGSSFKQGEVTTMHRDDLLQLKEILGESVPPVKAAGLHPTPEQIEMFAYHLPDATLSNLIDIFVSLSQVDGLYFVCNIDDFKFLADMIQHIPLNLRSRYVFCTAPLNRKEPFVCTTLLKFARQFSRNEPLTFDWLCRHTKWPLAPPKNIKELVHLEAVHDVFDLYLWLSYRFMDMFPDAALVRDIQKKLDDIIQIGVCNITKLIRASQSGAAPGAAEVMSESFPLSRTKRDVGTVSDHHDAKSSEPLSGTLDVPGERRAKSMRAYRSATRQEDLKSHGRGSLANRLLREGLLTQEMLRQLESEWQDQRRSGRYGLASRRNDQSSSREMGKKKK from the exons ATGAGATCTTCCAAAAGA AATGTGCCATGTGATTTGGTGACAGGAGAAGAGCGTGTGTATGCCACTGAAGATGCCAGACAAGCTTCTCATATTGCTTGTACCATTGAAATGTGCAACACAAACACACCTT aTGAAGTTGCTGTGATTGACGAAATTCAGATGATCAGAGATCCTGCCAGAGGATGGGCTTGGACAAGAGCCCTTCTGG GACTCTGTGCAGAAGAAATCCATGTTTGTGGAGAAAGTGCTGCCATTGATTTAGTAACAGAGCTCATGTACACTACAGGGGAGGAGGTTGAG GTTCGAAACTACGAGAGACTCACTCCTCTTACTGTGTTGGATTATGCCTTGGAGTCTTTAGATAACCTCCAGCCTGGGGACTGCattgtttgtttcagtaaaaatgacatttattcCATCAGTCGGCAGATCGAAGCTAGAGGATTAGAATGTGCTGTTATATATGGCAGTCTGCCGCCAG GAACAAAGCTTGAACAGGCAAAGAAATTCAATGATCCCAATGACCCATGCAAAATCTTAGTTGCTACAGATGCCATTGGAATGGGACTCAATTT GTGTATAAAAAGAGTAATTTTTAACTCAATAGTAAAGCCAACCGTCaatgaaaaaggagagaaggaaatagATTCAATTACAACCTCTCAGGCTCTGCAAATCGCAGGCAGAGCTGGGCGTTTTGGCTCATCTTTCAAGCAAGGAGAAGTCACTACAATGCACCGTGATGAccttctgcagctgaaggagaTCTTGGGCGAGTCTGTGCCCCCTGTGAAG gCTGCTGGCCTACATCCTACTCCTGAGCAGATAGAAATGTTTGCTTATCATCTCCCTGACGCCACTCTATCTAACCTAATT GATATTTTTGTGAGCCTCTCACAAGTTGATGGGCTTTACTTTGTCTGCAATATCGACGACTTTAAATTTCTAGCAGATATGATTCAGCACATTCCCCTGAATTTGCGATCACGATACGTCTTCTGCACTGCACCCTTGAACAGAAAAGAGCCTTTTGTGTGTACCACGTTGCTGAAG TTTGCAAGACAGTTCAGTAGGAATGAGCCTCTGACATTTGACTGGCTCTGTCGACACACCAAATGGCCACTAGCTCCACCAAAGAACATCAAGGAGCTGGTACACCTTGAAGCTGTTCATGACGTTTTTGACCTCTATCTGTGGTTAAG TTACCGCTTCATGGATATGTTCCCCGATGCTGCCCTCGTACGGGACATTCAGAAAAAACTAGATGACATTATACAAATTGGTGTCTGCAACATCACCAAGCTGATCCGAGCTTCCCAGTCTggtgctgctcctggagcagcagaAGTTATGTCAGAAAGCTTTCCTCTTTCAAGGACTAAGAGAGATGTTGGGACGGTTTCAGACCATCATGATGCAAAATCCTCAGAGCCACTTTCTGGTACACTGGATGTTCCgggagaaagaagagcaaagagcATGAGAGCCTATCGTTCTGCTACAAGGCAGGAGGATCTGAAAAGCCACGGACGTGGATCTCTTGCCAACAGATTGCTACGTGAAGGACTTCTAACGCAAGAGATGCTGAGACAACTGGAGAGTGAGTGGCAGGATCAGCGCAGGAGTGGTAGATATGGCCTTGCCTCGAGAAGAAATGACCAGAGTAGTTcaagggaaatgggaaaaaagaaaaaatag